A genomic region of Papaver somniferum cultivar HN1 chromosome 7, ASM357369v1, whole genome shotgun sequence contains the following coding sequences:
- the LOC113293752 gene encoding uncharacterized protein LOC113293752 isoform X2 — protein MLVSAVSGIGGWFAIYISKDLLLPVILAVVTTFVDGTVVKCILVKHISRNGAAPAVMSLKRLFCKLWGSNKNTNILPTTIQYHKEFVQERKLLEYLLLL, from the exons ATGTTGGTGTCAGCTGTTTCTGGCATTGGAGGATGGTTTGCTATCTACATCTCTAAG GATTTACTTTTGCCTGTCATCCTAGCTGTTGTAACGACATTTGTTGATGGAACTGTAGTAAAGTGTATCCTGGTGAAACATATAA GCAGAAATGGAGCTGCTCCAGCAGTTATGAGCCTAAAGAG GTTATTCTGCAAGTTATGGGGAAGCAACAAGAACACCAACATCCTGCCAACAACAATTCAGTACCATAAGGAGTTTGTGCAGGAACGAAAACTTCTTGAGTATCTATTGTTGCTTTAA
- the LOC113293752 gene encoding uncharacterized protein LOC113293752 isoform X1 produces the protein MLVSAVSGIGGWFAIYISKDLLLPVILAVVTTFVDGTVVKCILVKHISAGRNGAAPAVMSLKRLFCKLWGSNKNTNILPTTIQYHKEFVQERKLLEYLLLL, from the exons ATGTTGGTGTCAGCTGTTTCTGGCATTGGAGGATGGTTTGCTATCTACATCTCTAAG GATTTACTTTTGCCTGTCATCCTAGCTGTTGTAACGACATTTGTTGATGGAACTGTAGTAAAGTGTATCCTGGTGAAACATATAAGTGCGG GCAGAAATGGAGCTGCTCCAGCAGTTATGAGCCTAAAGAG GTTATTCTGCAAGTTATGGGGAAGCAACAAGAACACCAACATCCTGCCAACAACAATTCAGTACCATAAGGAGTTTGTGCAGGAACGAAAACTTCTTGAGTATCTATTGTTGCTTTAA
- the LOC113293752 gene encoding uncharacterized protein LOC113293752 isoform X5 encodes MNDKNLIFKLGWCWLVLFQHFGGINGVSFHIFVFAGRNGAAPAVMSLKRLFCKLWGSNKNTNILPTTIQYHKEFVQERKLLEYLLLL; translated from the exons ATGAATGATAAGAACTTAATTTTTAAATTAGGTTGGTGTTGGTTGGTATTGTTTcaacattttggaggaataaaTGGCGTCTCGTTCCACATATTCGTGTTTGCAG GCAGAAATGGAGCTGCTCCAGCAGTTATGAGCCTAAAGAG GTTATTCTGCAAGTTATGGGGAAGCAACAAGAACACCAACATCCTGCCAACAACAATTCAGTACCATAAGGAGTTTGTGCAGGAACGAAAACTTCTTGAGTATCTATTGTTGCTTTAA
- the LOC113293752 gene encoding uncharacterized protein LOC113293752 isoform X4 — protein MASRSTYSCLQDLLLPVILAVVTTFVDGTVVKCILVKHISRNGAAPAVMSLKRLFCKLWGSNKNTNILPTTIQYHKEFVQERKLLEYLLLL, from the exons aTGGCGTCTCGTTCCACATATTCGTGTTTGCAG GATTTACTTTTGCCTGTCATCCTAGCTGTTGTAACGACATTTGTTGATGGAACTGTAGTAAAGTGTATCCTGGTGAAACATATAA GCAGAAATGGAGCTGCTCCAGCAGTTATGAGCCTAAAGAG GTTATTCTGCAAGTTATGGGGAAGCAACAAGAACACCAACATCCTGCCAACAACAATTCAGTACCATAAGGAGTTTGTGCAGGAACGAAAACTTCTTGAGTATCTATTGTTGCTTTAA
- the LOC113293752 gene encoding uncharacterized protein LOC113293752 isoform X3: MASRSTYSCLQDLLLPVILAVVTTFVDGTVVKCILVKHISAGRNGAAPAVMSLKRLFCKLWGSNKNTNILPTTIQYHKEFVQERKLLEYLLLL, encoded by the exons aTGGCGTCTCGTTCCACATATTCGTGTTTGCAG GATTTACTTTTGCCTGTCATCCTAGCTGTTGTAACGACATTTGTTGATGGAACTGTAGTAAAGTGTATCCTGGTGAAACATATAAGTGCGG GCAGAAATGGAGCTGCTCCAGCAGTTATGAGCCTAAAGAG GTTATTCTGCAAGTTATGGGGAAGCAACAAGAACACCAACATCCTGCCAACAACAATTCAGTACCATAAGGAGTTTGTGCAGGAACGAAAACTTCTTGAGTATCTATTGTTGCTTTAA